GGTTTCGACGCGCGACTTGCCGCCCGCCAAATCTGACACCTCGCTAAATCGCAGCCGCTATCAGCAAAGTCAGATCGCCGGAACAACCACGCAACCTAACACGCGCGCCACTTTAACTGGACGCGGCAAACTTAGAAGCAAAGCGGCGGCGGGGGCACTGACGACCGCCACGGCCTTGCAACTTTGGGGTGACACATATGGCTGGACAGATCAGAACTTCATGACTTCTGACGATTGTGGCAAAGAGCGCGGCAATCCGCCGGGCCGTTTGGTGGATAACGGCGCGGGCAGCGGCAATCACCAATTCACCGCGCCAATTCTGAACCTCGAAGGGCGCGGCGGGCTCGATCTGACGTTGGCGCTTTCATACAACGCGCGTGTCTGGCAAAAGGCGAACAATGAAATCACCTTCGACATTGACCGCGATTGGCCTGCGCCCGGCTTTTCGCTGGGCTTCGGCAAGATTACGCAGACCGGGCTTTCGCACGGCTTTATGCTCATTGATGGCGATGGTACGCGCCACGCTTTCAACTGTGCATATAACGGCACCGGCATGAAGTGCAATACCATTGACGGCACTTTTATTGATTACGAGGTTGTGACGGGTAACGACCCCATCGCAAATACGCCCCTCAGCGCCACGGCTAAAATGGCTGACGGCACGACCATCACTTACGGCGCGTGCGGAACTTATGGGATCTATCCCACTAAGATCATGGATCGCCACGGCAATTACATCACGATCAGCTATGTGAATGACCAGGGGCCGCAAATCAACCAGATCATTGATACGCTCGGACGCCTCGTTACCTTCAGTTACGACGCCACCAATTGCCTAACAGCGATTTGCGCGCCGGATTTCAGTACTGGCGCTACGCGCACACTGGTGCGATTGAACTACAGCAATCTCACGCTCGTTCACAACTACACCAGCAACCCCATGCCAAAGGTGCGGGCCAGTTCGTTCAAAATGCTCAAAGCCATTTATTACCCGGCCACCGCGACCGGCTATTGGTTTGGTGATGCTGACAGTTATACCAGCAGCGGGAGCAGCTATGGGATGTTGTATAAAGTTTCCGAGCGGCGGGGGATGGGTTTCGACAATGCGCCTTTGACCAGTCAGGGCAACATCACAGCAGGCACGCTCCCGCCCTCACATCAGATGACCTACCTCTATAACTCGCCCTCGACCATCGAGCCGATGTACACCGAGCTGTCCGAAACTTGGGACGGGATCAGTCAGAGTGCCGGTGCGCCGGGCGTTGCCGCAGGCGTAGCCAAAACCTTATATCAAATTATCGAAGAAACGGGACGGCGCGGTGTTCGCATTGAGCGCCCTGGCGTTTCGATTAACGTGCAATGGCAGATTGTCGCACCAGGTCAATATAATGACGGGCTGTTTCTGCTGGAGAAGACTTGCGCTCCTGCGGCGGCGAGTTGTGGCTATGACGATGGCGGCTTGCGTTCGTCCAGCGTAAATTGGGAGTTGTATAACTCCCTCACTCCCGCCAATTACGACTCGCCGCGTCCTTCTGCCACCTATGTGCAATCGGCTCCCTACACAGCAGGGCAACAACAATCAACCACCCTTACCACGAAGATCTTCTATGCTTACAGCACGTATAACCGCGTGACTGAGGCCAACGAATTCGGTTTCAACGGGGGACAGGCAGTCATACGCAAAACCAAGACACAGTATGAGACAAACAGTGCTTACGACAATACCGCCCGCCACATCTTGCGCTTGCCCAAAGTGGTGGAGGTAATCGAAGACCCCAATGGCACCAACATCACGAAGCAAAAAACGGAATACTTTTACGACAATGGCAGCATACTTTCTGACACACCCAATGTTGTCCAACATGATGCGCTTTGTGACCCGCAAAATTTCAATTACGACCCAATGACTGATTTTCGCGGCTTGGTCACCACGATCAAACGTTACCCGACCATTGGCAGCACCACAGGCATGGTGACTGAAACGCGCACCTATGATGAGACCGGCAACCTGAAGACGGCGGCCACCTCTTGCTGTGAGCAGACGACCTACACTTACAACGGCAATATGGCGTATGCCTATCCCACTCAGGTAACGCGCGGTTCAGCCAGCGACCCCAATACACAAAACACGACTAGCGCCACTTACGATTACTACACCGGCTTGGTCACTGGAACGACCGATACGAATGGCCGCCCCTCAACCACGAATTACTGCACCACGGGTGTCAATTGCACGCTAGTTTCCGGTTACGTTCCGCCTGCCGGTACGCCGGGTAGTTTGCGGCCAAAAGAAGAGGTTTCGCCAACCGGCGCAAAAGTTGAATACTGTTATGACGACACCAACTTGCAGGTCAGAACAACAGCTTATCTGCCGGATGGTACGACCATCGGCAGCCGGAGCTTGAAAACACTCGATGGCATTGGTCGGGTGTGCAATGAAATCGCCTATGGCGCGACGCTGGTGCAAGACATCGTTCAAACCAGATATGACGGGCTGGGACGCTTGTGGCGGCAAACACGGCCCTACCGAGGTAGCGAAACGCAGGGTTGGTATGAGAATACCTACGACCCGCTCGACCGCCTAACTAAAGTCTGCCGCCTTGATAGCACTACATTCGCCCCGATTGAGACACTCACCGAAAAGTTCTATGACGAAGCCACAGTGCCAGACGCCACCACCGCAGCGTTCAAAGGCAATACTATCCGCACCAGAGACGCCTGGAACCGCGAACGTTGGGCGCGTTTCGATTGGGCCGACCGGTTGTGCGAAGTCGTCGAACCTGATGCGGCGGGCTTGGGCGATGTAGCCACAGGCGGCACCTTGACCAAATATAGCTACGATTGCCTGAATAACCTGATCCAGACCGACCAATGCGTGGTGAGCGGCGTGGCCGAACAGACGCGCAAGTTCAAATATGACGCCCTCAGCCGGTTGACCAATCAGAAACTGGCTGAACGCGACTGCACATTGAACGACGCGGGCACATACGTAGGCACGACGACAGGCTTGTGGAGCGATTTCTTCCAGTACGATACACGCTCAAATCCAATCTGCTATACGGACGCCCGTGGCGTGAAGACCAATTTCACCTACAACAACGATCCGCTGAATCGTTTGCAGTCGGTTGATTACAACACCACTGGCGCGCCGAATGCAGCCAACATCATTGCCGCCGCGACGGTCAATTACGAATACATGGCCGCTGGCGACCGCACACGACTGAAGAAGGTCACCGACGGTGCGGGTATGGACGAGTTTGCCTACGACACGGAAGGGCGACTGTGCGAAACCAAGCGCACCTTTACGAATCGTACCGCCTTCCCGCTCACCGTCAAATACCAATACGACACACTGGATCGTCTGGAGAAACAGACCTACCCAACCCGCTACGGCATGGGCACAGAGGCTGACAAACAAATCGAACTGACGTTCGACGAGGCCAGCCGCGTGAACAAACTGAAATATGACGGCAAAGACATCGCCACGAGTTTTGCTTACAACGCGGCCAGTCAGACCACGGCGCTGACCGTCGGCCACAACCTCAGCGGCGGCATTCAATGGAATGAGAGCTATACCTACGAACCAGCCACCGGCTTGCTGAGCAATCAGAAGGTGCAAGCCGCCAACAGCGCCACCCCGGCGCTTGATCTGATATACGAATACACCAAGTATGGCACCAGTGTCGGACGCACCGGTCAATTGACCAAGATCATCAACAACAAAGACACGAGCAAGAATAAGTACTACGACTATGACGCGCTCGGACGGTTGAAGAACGTCTATAGCTTCACTGGCACGGCCAATCCGATGACCAGCAATCAGTGGAAGCAAACGTATGGCTACGACCGTTTCGGCAATCGCACGACCGTCACCAAGGCAGGCACGATTGCTTACGAAGATGGACTGGCTTCGCTGACCTTTACTGACGGCAGTAACAAGGTCAAAACCAACCGCATTACCAAAGCAGGTTACACCTATGATGAAGCGGGCAATTTGACGTGTGGCGAAACCGGCAACAATGTCTGGCAGAAATATCAATATGACGCCGCCGGACGTTTGGCCTGCACCAAAGACAATAACAATGTGTTGCTGGCCGATTACACTTACGGCGCTTCGAACCACCGCTTGAGTCAGACCGAATATACCAGCGGCGTCGGCACGGCGTGTTTTTACGCCTGGGATGGCAACACGATCATTGCCGAATATGCGCCGAACGGCACGAACGGGCTGACCTGGACGAAAAGCTACGTGCATCTGGGCGGGCGGTTATTGGCGACACAAACAGCGGGCGGGCTGAATTATCATCATCCCGACCGGCTGGGCACACGGCTAGTAACGAGCGAGACGGGCGGCAGTGTCGTCACGGAGCAGGTGACCTTGCCGTATGGGACAGCGCTGGATGGCGAGTCCATGCTGAACACGACGA
This is a stretch of genomic DNA from Acidobacteriota bacterium. It encodes these proteins:
- a CDS encoding RHS repeat-associated core domain-containing protein, whose translation is MRGLATFRRTLSLLLMIALLANQALALTASGFIGVWQAEQQHLSFWWQASGWAKTLTALPSRLTGQAQSGGVRPETQADRDARAYELKIQPDNVTAQPGQQVIFQAVAYDFNGNAIPGVKFDWSANDEGRKEPATVTPQGEFRALMDGTYKVTAYALGRQTQVIVKVVGEPFKLRKPEEIPSGTVSTRDLPPAKSDTSLNRSRYQQSQIAGTTTQPNTRATLTGRGKLRSKAAAGALTTATALQLWGDTYGWTDQNFMTSDDCGKERGNPPGRLVDNGAGSGNHQFTAPILNLEGRGGLDLTLALSYNARVWQKANNEITFDIDRDWPAPGFSLGFGKITQTGLSHGFMLIDGDGTRHAFNCAYNGTGMKCNTIDGTFIDYEVVTGNDPIANTPLSATAKMADGTTITYGACGTYGIYPTKIMDRHGNYITISYVNDQGPQINQIIDTLGRLVTFSYDATNCLTAICAPDFSTGATRTLVRLNYSNLTLVHNYTSNPMPKVRASSFKMLKAIYYPATATGYWFGDADSYTSSGSSYGMLYKVSERRGMGFDNAPLTSQGNITAGTLPPSHQMTYLYNSPSTIEPMYTELSETWDGISQSAGAPGVAAGVAKTLYQIIEETGRRGVRIERPGVSINVQWQIVAPGQYNDGLFLLEKTCAPAAASCGYDDGGLRSSSVNWELYNSLTPANYDSPRPSATYVQSAPYTAGQQQSTTLTTKIFYAYSTYNRVTEANEFGFNGGQAVIRKTKTQYETNSAYDNTARHILRLPKVVEVIEDPNGTNITKQKTEYFYDNGSILSDTPNVVQHDALCDPQNFNYDPMTDFRGLVTTIKRYPTIGSTTGMVTETRTYDETGNLKTAATSCCEQTTYTYNGNMAYAYPTQVTRGSASDPNTQNTTSATYDYYTGLVTGTTDTNGRPSTTNYCTTGVNCTLVSGYVPPAGTPGSLRPKEEVSPTGAKVEYCYDDTNLQVRTTAYLPDGTTIGSRSLKTLDGIGRVCNEIAYGATLVQDIVQTRYDGLGRLWRQTRPYRGSETQGWYENTYDPLDRLTKVCRLDSTTFAPIETLTEKFYDEATVPDATTAAFKGNTIRTRDAWNRERWARFDWADRLCEVVEPDAAGLGDVATGGTLTKYSYDCLNNLIQTDQCVVSGVAEQTRKFKYDALSRLTNQKLAERDCTLNDAGTYVGTTTGLWSDFFQYDTRSNPICYTDARGVKTNFTYNNDPLNRLQSVDYNTTGAPNAANIIAAATVNYEYMAAGDRTRLKKVTDGAGMDEFAYDTEGRLCETKRTFTNRTAFPLTVKYQYDTLDRLEKQTYPTRYGMGTEADKQIELTFDEASRVNKLKYDGKDIATSFAYNAASQTTALTVGHNLSGGIQWNESYTYEPATGLLSNQKVQAANSATPALDLIYEYTKYGTSVGRTGQLTKIINNKDTSKNKYYDYDALGRLKNVYSFTGTANPMTSNQWKQTYGYDRFGNRTTVTKAGTIAYEDGLASLTFTDGSNKVKTNRITKAGYTYDEAGNLTCGETGNNVWQKYQYDAAGRLACTKDNNNVLLADYTYGASNHRLSQTEYTSGVGTACFYAWDGNTIIAEYAPNGTNGLTWTKSYVHLGGRLLATQTAGGLNYHHPDRLGTRLVTSETGGSVVTEQVTLPYGTALDGESMLNTTNRRFTSYDRSQKTKLDYAVNRFYSSCQGRFTQVDPIGISAASLDNPQSLNLYAYVGGDPINQTDPDGLFWGAIGRFFKALGIAILVALGLMAAGQTASINFRTPGFNGNAGLPSLSGGGASRPNIFRTPGINGNSVGGVGRFVNGGTGSDTDWLQWITDAAAGFGDSATFGITDWIREWMGTNRNVNKCSGAYNNTVNRNQAAKAP